AGCCGGGCGAGCGTCACGTAGATCTGGCCCGCGTTCAGGCCCTCGCCCAACGGCCCGAGCGCCGCGGCCAGCCGCCGGCGCAGGTCATAACCGTGCGACGGCTCCTTGGCGAGCAGCGCCAACACCACATCCTGCACCGACCGCCTCCTCGACGACCCCTAATAGATAGCGGTTATCTAATAGGTCGTCAACCCGTGGCCGTCGCCTCCGGTACCGCCCACGCTGAGGAACTCAGGGCGCGAAGCGGTAGCCCATCCCCGACTCGGTGAGCAGCTGGCGCGGGTGGGAGGGTTCCGGCTCGAGCTTCTGGCGCAGCTTCGCCATGTAGAACCGCAGGTAGTTCGTCTCCGACTTGTACGCCGGGCCCCAGACCTGCTGGAGCAGCTGCTTGCCGGAGACGAGGCGGCCGGGGTTGCGCACGAGGACTTCGAGCACGGCCCATTCGGTCTTGGTCAGGTGCACCGACTCGGGGGCGTCCGCCGGGGCGTCGGAGCGCTTGGTGACGGTCTTCGCGGCGAGGTCGACGCTGAAGTGGCCGATCAGCACGGTCGGCTCGGTGGCGCGCGCGGCGGCGTCGGCTTCGGAGCGGCGTTGAAGGGCCCTGAGTCGCGCCATGAGCTCGTCCATGGAGAAGGGCTTGGTGACGTAGTCGTCGGCGCCGGCGTCGAGGGCGTCGACCTTGTCGGCGGCGTCGGTGCGGCCGGACAGGACGAGGATCGGGATCTTCGTCCAGCCGCGCAGGCCGGCGATGACTTCCGTGCCGTCCATGTCGGGCAGGCCGAGGTCGAGGATGACGAGGTCGGGCAGATGCCGCGAGGCGACTTCCAGGGCTTCGGCGCCGTCGGCGGCTACCACGACCTCGTATCCGCGGGCTGAGAGATTGATCCGCAGGGCGCGCAGCAGCTGCGGCTCGTCGTCGACCACCAGAACCCTGATCATCGGGTGACCTCCTCGGTCCGGGCCGGCAGCGTGAGCACCATGGTGAGCCCGCCGCCGGGTGTCTCCTCGGGCAGCAGGGTGCCGCCCATCGCTTCGGCCAGGCCGCGGGAGAGCGCGAGCCCGAGGCCGACGCCGACGGTGTTGTCGCGGTCGCCGAGGCGTTGGAAGGGCCGGAAGAGCAGGTCCCAGTCGGCCTCGGGAATGCCGGGGCCGCGGTCGATGATGCGCACTTCCACGCGGTCGCCGAGGGCTGAGACGGTGATCGTGACCGGCGAGTCGGTATGGCGCACGGCGTTGCCGATCAGGTTCGCGATGACGCGTTCGAGCAGCGGCGCGTCCACGAGCACCTCGGGGATGCCGGGCTCGGGCGGCTCGAGCAGGACGCGGTGGGCGGCTTCGGGCACGTCGTCGATGGCACGCGGGACGATGTCCTCCGCGGCGGCCGGTTCGAGCCGCGGTTTGAGGGCACCGGCTTGGAGCCGGGACATGTCCAGCAGGTTTTCGACCAGGCCGATGAGCTTGTCGAGGGATTCCTCCGCGGCCTCGAAGAGTTCGGCGCGGTCGTCCGCGGGCAGCTCGAGTTCGGGGTCGCGCAGGGTGCTGATCGAGGCCTTGGCCGCGGCCAGCGGGGTGCGCAGGTCGTGCGAGACCGCGGCGAGCAGCGCGGTGCGCATCTTGTCGGCAGCGGCCAGGGTCTGGGCGGAG
This genomic window from Actinospica robiniae DSM 44927 contains:
- a CDS encoding response regulator — protein: MIRVLVVDDEPQLLRALRINLSARGYEVVVAADGAEALEVASRHLPDLVILDLGLPDMDGTEVIAGLRGWTKIPILVLSGRTDAADKVDALDAGADDYVTKPFSMDELMARLRALQRRSEADAAARATEPTVLIGHFSVDLAAKTVTKRSDAPADAPESVHLTKTEWAVLEVLVRNPGRLVSGKQLLQQVWGPAYKSETNYLRFYMAKLRQKLEPEPSHPRQLLTESGMGYRFAP